A single genomic interval of Gossypium raimondii isolate GPD5lz chromosome 11, ASM2569854v1, whole genome shotgun sequence harbors:
- the LOC105804667 gene encoding LOW QUALITY PROTEIN: uncharacterized protein LOC105804667 (The sequence of the model RefSeq protein was modified relative to this genomic sequence to represent the inferred CDS: inserted 1 base in 1 codon), with protein sequence METFINPKSLFHLLLLPCLLLYSSIAYNSSPVEAAMHTNNWAVLVCTSRFWFNYRHMANTLSLYRTVKRLGIPDERIILMLADDMACNTRNKYPAQVFNNENHRLNLYGDNVEVDYRGYEVTVENFLRVLTGRHETAVPRSKRLLSDEGSHILLYMTGHGGDEFLKFQDSEELQSHDLADAVKQMKEKHRFKELLIMVDTCQAATLFNQLQSPGVLAIGSSMKGENSYSHHLDSDVGVSVVDRFTYYTLAFFERLNIYDNASLSSLFSSYNPSLLMFTXYYRKDLYKRRLEEVPVTNFFGSVMETIHTDAAYKALSRRNSGRFEDEMSLDQSVHHIERRMLIKVNDGYEIHDINPEGEEGASKCPWSTFRNKFQKAENVDSLVNYGLVAMIPLLVISTWLVQ encoded by the exons ATGGAAACTTTCATAAATCCCAAATCActttttcatttacttttattACCATGTTTGCTTCTCTACAGTTCAATTGCATACAATTCTTCTCCTGTCGAAGCCGCCATGCATACTAACAATTGGGCTGTCTTAGTTTGCACCTCTCGTTTCTG GTTTAACTATCGTCACATGGCTAACACTTTATCCTTGTATAG GACAGTTAAGCGACTTGGAATACCTGATGAGAGGATAATACTCATGCTTGCAGATGACATGGCCTGCAACACTAGAAACAAGTACCCTGCTCAAGTTTTCAATAATGAGAACCATAGACTCAACCTTTATGGAGATAATGTTGAG GTAGATTATCGAGGTTATGAAGTAACAGTGGAAAATTTTTTGCGTGTTTTAACTGGACGTCATGAGACTGCTGTTCCAAGATCAAAGCGGCTTTTGAGTGATGAAGGCAGTCACATTCTTCTATATATGACAGGGCATGGGGGAGATGAGTTTTTAAAGTTTCAAGACTCGGAGGAACTACAGAGTCATGATTTAGCTGATGCTGTGAAACAGATGAAAGAAAAGCACAG ATTTAAGGAATTGCTGATAATGGTGGACACTTGTCAAGCAGCCACTCTCTTCAATCAG CTTCAGTCCCCTGGCGTTTTGGCTATTGGAAGTAGCATGAAGGGAGAGAACTCGTATTCACATCACTTGGATTCTGAT GTTGGTGTATCAGTTGTGGACCGTTTCACCTATTATACCCTTGCTTTTTTTGAGAGGCTAAATATATATGACAATGCCTCATTGAGCAG TCTTTTCAGTTCTTACAATCCAAGTTTGTTGATGTTCA GATATTACCGCAAGGATCTATACAAGCGACGTTTGGAGGAG GTACCTGTTACAAACTTCTTTGGCTCAGTCATGGAAACGATACATACTGATGCAGCCTACAAAGCCCTTTCAAGGAGAAATTCTGGCAGGTTTGAAGACGAAATGTCTTTGGATCAGTCAGTGCACCACATCGAGAGAAGAATGTTGATAAAAGTAAATGATGGGTACGAAATTCACGACATTAACCCTGAG GGTGAAGAAGGTGCTTCTAAATGTCCATGGAGTACCTTCCGTAACAAGTTTCAAAAGGCTGAAAATGTTGATTCCTTAGTGAACTATGGCTTGGTAGCAATGATTCCTTTGTTGGTGATTTCGACATGGCTGGTTCAGTGA
- the LOC105804666 gene encoding LOW QUALITY PROTEIN: myosin-9 (The sequence of the model RefSeq protein was modified relative to this genomic sequence to represent the inferred CDS: inserted 2 bases in 1 codon), translated as MTKLSYLHEPGVLQNLKARYELNEIYTYTGNILIAINPFQKLPHIYDSHMMQQYKGAPFGDLSPHVFAVADVAYRAMINERKSNSILVSGESGAGKTETTKMLMRYLAFLGGRVATEGRTVEQQVLESNPVLEAFGNAKTVRNNNSSRFGKFVEIQFDKHGRISGAAIRTYLLERSRVCQVSDPERNYHCFYLLCAAPQEEVDKYKLGNPKSFHYLNQSRCYELVGVSDAQDYLATRRAMDIVGISDKEQEAIFRVVAAILHLGNICFTKGKEVDSSVPKDDQAKFHLKTTAELLMCDVNALEDALCKRVMVTPEEVIKRSLDPQSATISRDGLAKTLYSRLFDWLVDKINKSIGQDPNSKFLIGVLDIYGFESFKTNSFEQFCINFTNEKLQQHFNQHVFKMEQEEYTKEKINWSYIEFVDNQDVLDLIEKKPGGIVALLDEACMFPKSTHETFANKLYQTFKNHKRFIKPKLSRTDFTIAHYAGDVLYQSDQFLDKNKDYVVPEHQDLLSASKCSFVSGLFPPLPEETSKSSKFSSIGSRFKLQLQSLMDTLNSTEPHYIRCVKPNNQLKPAIFENVNIMQQLRCGGVLEAIRISMAGYPTXKPFFEFINRFGLLHPEALEGNYDEKVACQKILEKAGLQGYQIGLTKIFLRAGQMAELDARRAEVLNTAAKTIQRRIRTHISRKRFLAIQKASINLQAICRGRLACKVYSNKREQAAALKIQKNIRRHQSRQAYKKLHVSALVLQTGMRAMAAHNELRFRKLNKAATLVQARWRCRRAATYYKKLKRGCIVTQTRWRGRVARRELRKLKMAARETGALKEAKDKLEKNVEELTWRLQLEKRLRTDLEEAKAQEVAKLQNTLQEMQKTIDETNQLLEKERESAKKAIEEAPPVVQEKEVLVEDTKQIESLTEELETLKTSLDSEKQRADSAEEKYNELKESSEETGKKLDETEKKLKQLQDTLRGLEEKLTNLESENKVLRQQAVSMTPNKFLSGRSRSILQRGSESGHLEPRVPIDLHSSSINHREPHEVEEKPQKSLNEKQQENQDLLIRCIAQHLGFAGNRPIAACIIYKCLLQWRSFEVERTSVFDRIIQTIGNAIETQDNNDVLAYWLSNASTLLLLLQRTLKASGAAGMTPQRRRSSSATLFGRMTQSFRGAPQGVSLALINGGVTAGVDTLRQVEAKYPALLFKQQLTAYVEKIYGMIRDNLKKEISPLLGLCIQAPRTSRASLVKGASRSVANTAGQQALIAHWQGIVKSLGNFLNTLKLNFVPPFLVRKVFTQIFSFINVQLFNSLLLRRECCSFSNGEYVKAGLAELEHWCYEATDEYAGLAWDELKHIRQAIGFLVIHQKSKKTLDEISHDLCPVLSIQQLYRISTMYWDDKYGTHSVSPDVIANMRVLMTEDSNNAVSNSFLLDDDSSIPFSVDDLSKSMEQIDIADIEPPPLIRENIGFSFLLPRSD; from the exons ATGACAAAGCTATCTTATCTACATGAGCCTGGAGTTTTGCAGAATTTGAAAGCTAGATATGAACTCAATGAAATTTAT ACTTATACAGGAAATATATTAATTGCTATTAATCCATTCCAAAAACTGCCTCACATCTATGATTCTCATATGATGCAACAATACAAGGGAGCCCCATTTGGGGATCTAAGTCCTCATGTTTTCGCAGTTGCTGATGTTGCATACAG GGCCATGATTAATGAAAGGAAAAGCAATTCAATTCTGGTTAGTGGTGAAAGTGGAGCAGGTAAAACTGAGACCACGAAGATGCTTATGCGATACCTTGCCTTTCTTGGTGGTCGAGTTGCCACCGAAGGACGGACAGTAGAACAACAAGTTCTTGAA TCTAATCCAGTTCTTGAAGCATTTGGCAATGCTAAAACTGTCCGAAATAACAACTCCAG TCGTTTCGGTAAATTTGTTGAGATCCAGTTTGATAAGCATGGAAGAATATCAGGAGCTGCTATCAGAACTTACCTTCTAGAGAGATCTCGCGTTTGCCAAGTTTCTGACCCTGAGCGCAACTACCACTGTTTTTATCTTCTTTGTGCGGCACCACAGGAG GAAGTTGATAAGTATAAGTTGGGAAACCCCAAAAGCTTTCACTATCTTAACCAGTCACGCTGCTATGAACTGGTTGGTGTAAGTGATGCCCAAGATTATCTTGCGACACGGAGAGCTATGGATATTGTCGGAATTAGTGACAAGGAGCAG GAAGCCATTTTCAGAGTTGTTGCTGCAATTCTCCATCTTGGAAACATTTGTTTCACTAAAGGAAAGGAAGTTGATTCATCAGTTCCGAAAGATGACCAGGCTAAGTTCCATCTGAAGACAACAGCAGAGCTTCTCAT GTGTGATGTTAATGCCTTAGAAGATGCATTGTGTAAGCGTGTTATGGTCACACCTGAGGAAGTTATAAAGAGAAGTCTCGATCCTCAAAGCGCTACAATTAGCAGGGATGGCTTGGCTAAAACACTTTATTCACGATTGTTTGACTG GCTGgtagataaaattaataagtCAATTGGACAAGATCCAAACTCGAAATTTTTAATAGGAGTCCTCGACATCTACGGCTTTGAAAGCTTTAAGACTAATAG CTTTGAGCAGTTTTGTATTAACTTCACCAATGAGAAGTTGCAACAGCATTTCAATCAG CATGTATTTAAGATGGAGCAAGAAGAGTACACAAAAGAGAAGATCAATTGGAGCTACATTGAATTTGTTGATAACCAGGATGTCCTCGACCTTATTGAAAAG AAACCTGGAGGAATTGTTGCTCTTCTAGACGAAGCTTG CATGTTCCCGAAATCAACTCATGAAACTTTTGCAAACAAGCTTTATCAGACGTTTAAGAACCACAAGAGATTCATTAAGCCGAAATTGTCTCGCACTGATTTCACCATTGCTCATTATGCTGGAGAT GTTCTATACCAATCTGATCAATTTTTGGACAAAAACAAGGATTATGTGGTTCCTGAACATCAAGACTTGTTGAGTGCTTCCAAATGTTCGTTTGTATCAGGTCTTTTCCCTCCACTTCCAGAAGAAACATCTAAATCATCCAAGTTTTCTTCAATTGGTTCTCGTTTTAAG CTCCAACTACAGTCTCTAATGGACACATTAAATTCTACGGAACCTCACTACATCCGATGTGTAAAGCCGAACAACCAACTTAAACCTGCTATATTTGAGAATGTTAATATCATGCAACAACTCCGTTGTGGT GGTGTTCTAGAGGCAATCAGAATCAGTATGGCTGGATATCCAAC CAAACCTTTCTTTGAATTCATTAACCGATTCGGGCTGCTTCATCCTGAGGCTTTGGAAGGAAA CTATGATGAAAAGGTTGCTTGCCAGAAGATTCTGGAAAAGGCCGGACTTCAAGGGTATCAA ATAGGCCTAACAAAGATCTTTCTTAGAGCTGGTCAGATGGCAGAATTAGATGCAAGGAGAGCAGAAGTACTCAATACTGCTGCCAAAACTATACAGCGGCGGATTCGTACCCATATATCTCGTAAAAGATTCCTTGCAATACAAAAGGCATCTATTAATCTTCAGGCCATTTGTAGAG GAAGATTGGCTTGCAAAGTTTATAGTAACAAGAGAGAGCAGGCAGCAGCTTTGAAAATTCAGAAGAACATAAGGAGGCACCAATCTAGACAAGCCTATAAGAAGCTTCATGTATCAGCCCTTGTCTTACAGACAGGCATGAGGGCAATGGCTGCTCATAATGAATTGAGATTCAGGAAGTTAAATAAAGCGGCTACATTGGTTCAG GCTCGATGGCGTTGTCGCAGAGCTGCTACATATTATAAGAAGCTCAAAAGAGGATGTATAGTGACACAAACCAGGTGGAGGGGAAGAGTTGCAAGAAGAGAGCTTAGAAAGCTCAAAATG GCTGCAAGGGAAACAGGTGCACTAAAAGAAGCGAAGGATAAGCTTGAAAAGAATGTGGAGGAACTTACTTGGCGTTTACAGCTTGAGAAACGTTTAAGG ACTGATCTAGAAGAAGCAAAAGCTCAGGAGGTAGCAAAACTGCAAAACACATTGCAAGAAATGCAGAAAACAATTGATGAAACCAATCAATTGCTTGAAAAAGAACGAGAGTCTGCAAAGAAAGCCATCGAAGAAGCGCCTCCTGTCGTACAAGAGAAAGAAGTTTTAGTTGAAGATACAAAGCAAATTGAATCTCTAACAGAAGAATTGGAAACCCTAAAG ACCTCATTAGACTCGGAAAAACAAAGAGCAGACAGTGCTGAAGAAAAATACAATGAACTCAAAGAGTCAAGTGAAGAAACTGGAAAAAAACTGGACGAAacagaaaaaaaacttaaacaacTCCAGGACACATTGAGAGG GTTAGAGGAGAAGCTCACTAATCTAGAATCGGAGAATAAAGTACTACGGCAACAGGCTGTATCTATGACTCCAAATAAGTTCCTTTCTGGACGCTCGAGATCGATTTTGCAG AGAGGTTCTGAAAGTGGGCATCTAGAACCAAGGGTACCCATT GATCTTCACAGCAGCTCAATAAACCATAGAGAGCCACACGAAGTGGAGGAGAAACCGCAAAAATCACTAAATGAGAAACAACAGGAAAACCAGGATTTGCTCATTCGATGTATTGCGCAACATTTAGGCTTTGCAGGGAACAGGCCTATTGCAGCTTGTATCATTTACAAATGTCTTCTGCAATGGAGATCGTTCGAAGTTGAGCGAACTAGTGTCTTTGATCGGATCATTCAGACTATAGGCAATGCTATTGAG ACCCAGGATAACAATGATGTCTTGGCCTATTGGTTATCCAATGCCTCCACACTTCTCTTGCTACTCCAGCGCACATTAAAAGCTAGTGGTGCTGCTGGAATGACTCCACAACGCCGTCGATCATCATCAGCTACTTTGTTTGGGAGAATGACTCAA agTTTCCGTGGAGCTCCACAAGGTGTCAGTCTTGCCTTAATTAATGGAGGCGTCACCGCTGGGGTGGACACGTTACGGCAAGTTGAAGCCAAGTACCCAGCCTTGCTTTTTAAGCAACAGCTTACAGCATATGTGGAGAAGATATATGGAATGATCAGAGATAATttgaagaaagaaatttcaCCATTGCTTGGATTGTGCATACAG GCACCAAGAACATCCAGAGCAAGCTTGGTCAAAGGAGCATCGCGATCCGTTGCAAATACTGCAGGCCAACAGGCTTTGATTGCTCACTGGCAAGGGATTGTGAAGAGCCTTGGAAATTTCTTGAACACGTTGAAactaaatttt GTACCTCCATTCTTAGTCCGTAAGGTGTTTACACAGATATTCTCATTCATCAATGTTCAGCTATTCAACAG TCTTTTGTTGAGGAGAGAGTGTTGTTCATTCAGTAATGGTGAATATGTTAAAGCTGGGTTAGCTGAACTTGAACACTGGTGTTATGAGGCAACCGATGAG TATGCAGGTTTAGCTTGGGATGAGCTCAAGCATATACGGCAGGCCATCGGTTTTCTA GTAATACATCAAAAATCTAAGAAAACACTTGATGAAATAAGCCACGATCTTTGTCCG GTCCTCAGTATACAGCAGCTGTATCGTATTAGTACGATGTATTGGGACGACAAGTATGGCACGCATAGTGTGTCCCCGGAT GTAATAGCCAATATGAGAGTGTTGATGACAGAAGATTCCAACAATGCAGTTAGTAATTCCTTCTTGCTGGATGATGATTCAAG CATTCCATTTTCAGTTGACGACCTATCAAAGTCGATGGAACAAATAGACATTGCGGACATCGAACCACCACCACTTATTCGCGAGAACATAGGCTTTAGTTTCTTGTTGCCACGTTCAGATTAA
- the LOC105804665 gene encoding GRF1-interacting factor 1 isoform X3: MYLAAIADSQPQPPTMHAQFPSGGIMQPGAGHYMQHQQAQQMTQQSLMAARSSMLYSQQPFSALQQQQQQALHSQLGMSSGGSTGLHMLQTESSTAGGSGALGAGGFPDFGRGSSGEGIHGGRSMAGGSKQDIGSAGSAEGRGGSSGGQGVDGGETLYLKAADDGN, encoded by the exons ATGTACCTGGCTGCCATTGCGGATTCTCAACCCCAACCACCCACCATGCATGCACAG TTTCCATCTGGTGGTATCATGCAGCCAGGAGCTGGGCACTACATGCAGCACCAACAAGCTCAACAGATGACACAGCAGTCGCTTATGGCTGCTCGGTCCTCAATGTTGTATTCTCAGCAACCATTTTCCGCACTGCAACAACAACAGCAGCAAGCTTTGCACAGTCAGCTTGGCATGAGCTCTGGCGGAAGCACAGGCCTTCATATGCTGCAAACTGAATCTAGCACTGCAGGTGGCAGTGGAGCACTTGGGGCTGGAGGGTTTCCTGATTTTGGACGTGGTTCTTCTGGAGAAGGCATCCATGGTGGCAGGTCAATGGCAGGTGGAAGCAAGCAAGATATCGGGAGTGCCGGCTCAGCTGAAGGTCGTGGAGGAAGCTCTGGTGGTCAGGGTGTTGATGGGGGTGAAACCCTTTACTTAAAAGCAGCCGATGACGGGAACTGA
- the LOC105804665 gene encoding GRF1-interacting factor 1 isoform X2: protein MYGHLESGFRIKYLDENKSLILKIVESQNSGKLSECAENQARLQRNLMYLAAIADSQPQPPTMHAQFPSGGIMQPGAGHYMQHQQAQQMTQQSLMAARSSMLYSQQPFSALQQQQQQALHSQLGMSSGGSTGLHMLQTESSTAGGSGALGAGGFPDFGRGSSGEGIHGGRSMAGGSKQDIGSAGSAEGRGGSSGGQGVDGGETLYLKAADDGN, encoded by the exons ATGTATGGTCATTTGGAATCAGGCTTTCGGATTAAG TATCTCGATGAGAACAAGTCATTGATCTTAAAGATTGTTGAGAGCCAGAATTCTGGGAAATTGAGTGAATGTGCGGA GAACCAAGCAAGGCTGCAGCGAAACCTCATGTACCTGGCTGCCATTGCGGATTCTCAACCCCAACCACCCACCATGCATGCACAG TTTCCATCTGGTGGTATCATGCAGCCAGGAGCTGGGCACTACATGCAGCACCAACAAGCTCAACAGATGACACAGCAGTCGCTTATGGCTGCTCGGTCCTCAATGTTGTATTCTCAGCAACCATTTTCCGCACTGCAACAACAACAGCAGCAAGCTTTGCACAGTCAGCTTGGCATGAGCTCTGGCGGAAGCACAGGCCTTCATATGCTGCAAACTGAATCTAGCACTGCAGGTGGCAGTGGAGCACTTGGGGCTGGAGGGTTTCCTGATTTTGGACGTGGTTCTTCTGGAGAAGGCATCCATGGTGGCAGGTCAATGGCAGGTGGAAGCAAGCAAGATATCGGGAGTGCCGGCTCAGCTGAAGGTCGTGGAGGAAGCTCTGGTGGTCAGGGTGTTGATGGGGGTGAAACCCTTTACTTAAAAGCAGCCGATGACGGGAACTGA